Proteins from a genomic interval of Nocardioides jishulii:
- a CDS encoding RrF2 family transcriptional regulator, which produces MRVSAKSDYALRALIEMAGSTDGRPVSAEELGRRQEIPHGFLQAILADLRKAGVVVSQRGQSGGWRLGRDASEVSVADVIRAVDGPLVSVYGLRPESVQYNDSAEVLQHVWIAARHSLRDVFEQVSIAQLASAKLPEAVTSRTADEDAWQPH; this is translated from the coding sequence ATGCGCGTCTCCGCCAAGTCTGACTACGCCCTCCGTGCCCTCATCGAGATGGCCGGGAGCACCGACGGTCGTCCCGTCAGTGCAGAAGAGCTCGGACGTCGCCAGGAGATCCCGCACGGCTTCCTCCAGGCGATCCTCGCCGACCTGCGCAAGGCGGGCGTCGTCGTCTCCCAGCGCGGCCAGTCCGGCGGCTGGCGGCTGGGCCGTGACGCCAGCGAGGTCTCGGTGGCCGACGTGATCCGCGCCGTCGACGGCCCGCTGGTCTCCGTCTACGGCCTGCGCCCCGAGTCCGTGCAGTACAACGACTCCGCCGAGGTCCTCCAGCACGTCTGGATCGCCGCGCGCCACTCACTGCGCGACGTCTTCGAGCAGGTCTCGATCGCCCAGCTCGCCTCCGCCAAGCTCCCGGAGGCGGTCACCTCGCGCACTGCCGACGAGGACGCCTGGCAGCCGCACTGA
- a CDS encoding acyl-CoA dehydrogenase: MSHYKSNLRDIEFNLFEVLGRDEILGQGPFAEVDGETAREVLAEVERLSREDLAASYEDSDRNPPVFDPKTHAAPISDTFKKSYQAWMDAEFWRLQIREELGGTPAPPSIVWALGEMVLGANAPVWMYAAGAPFAGVIWNNANGVERDKRIAEIMVERQWGCTMVLTEPDAGSDVGAGRTKATPNEDGSWNVTGVKRFITSATNDMTENVMHLVLARPEGVEGAGGPGTKGLSLFWMPEWHFDHETGELTGERNGIYVTNVEHKMGIKVSNTCEVTFGDPQVGGGEPAKGWLVGEVHNGIAQMFDVIENARMMVGTKAIATLSTGYLNALEYAKSRVQGADLTQSADKTAPRVTITHHPDVRRSLMTQKAFAEAMRSLVLYTASWQDQVYLAEHEGRSDSDEARMAVAVNDLLLPIVKGYGSERSWVLLGTESLQTFGGSGFLQEYPLEQYVRDAKIDTLYEGTTAIQGQDFFFRKIVKNQGAALGHLAKEIEAFIGAADADERLKVERGLLAKALEDANTLVGHMINDLMSAQEDIKNIYKVGLNTTRVLMVLGDVICGWLLLKGAEVALAKLGGDVSAKDKAFYEGKVAAASWFATQNLPKISSELAIAQATDNSIMEIDEAAF, from the coding sequence GTGAGCCACTACAAGAGCAACCTGCGCGACATCGAGTTCAACCTCTTCGAGGTGCTCGGCCGCGACGAGATCCTTGGCCAGGGACCCTTCGCCGAGGTCGACGGCGAGACCGCTCGTGAGGTGCTGGCGGAGGTCGAGCGCCTCTCGCGCGAGGACCTCGCCGCCTCCTACGAGGACAGCGACCGCAACCCGCCGGTCTTCGACCCGAAGACCCACGCTGCCCCCATCAGCGACACGTTCAAGAAGTCCTACCAGGCCTGGATGGACGCTGAGTTCTGGCGCCTGCAGATCCGTGAGGAGCTCGGCGGCACCCCCGCCCCGCCGTCCATCGTGTGGGCCCTGGGCGAGATGGTGCTCGGCGCCAACGCCCCCGTGTGGATGTACGCCGCCGGCGCCCCGTTCGCCGGTGTCATCTGGAACAACGCCAACGGCGTCGAGCGCGACAAGCGCATCGCCGAGATCATGGTCGAGCGCCAGTGGGGCTGCACCATGGTGCTCACCGAGCCCGACGCGGGTTCCGACGTCGGCGCCGGCCGCACGAAGGCCACCCCCAACGAGGACGGCTCGTGGAACGTCACCGGCGTGAAGCGCTTCATCACCTCCGCCACCAACGACATGACCGAGAACGTCATGCACCTGGTCCTCGCCCGCCCCGAGGGCGTCGAGGGCGCTGGCGGCCCCGGCACCAAGGGCCTCTCGCTCTTCTGGATGCCCGAGTGGCACTTCGACCACGAGACCGGCGAGCTCACGGGTGAGCGCAACGGCATCTACGTGACCAACGTCGAGCACAAGATGGGCATCAAGGTCTCCAACACGTGCGAGGTCACCTTCGGCGACCCGCAGGTCGGTGGCGGCGAGCCCGCCAAGGGCTGGCTCGTCGGCGAGGTGCACAACGGCATCGCGCAGATGTTCGACGTCATCGAGAACGCCCGCATGATGGTCGGCACCAAGGCCATCGCGACGCTGTCGACCGGCTACCTGAACGCTCTCGAGTACGCCAAGTCCCGCGTCCAGGGCGCCGACCTCACCCAGTCGGCCGACAAGACCGCCCCGCGCGTCACCATCACGCACCACCCCGACGTGCGTCGCTCGCTGATGACCCAGAAGGCGTTCGCCGAGGCCATGCGTTCGCTGGTGCTCTACACCGCCAGCTGGCAGGACCAGGTCTACCTGGCCGAGCACGAGGGTCGCTCCGACTCCGACGAGGCCCGGATGGCCGTCGCCGTCAACGACCTGCTGCTCCCGATCGTCAAGGGCTACGGCTCCGAGCGTTCGTGGGTCCTGCTCGGCACCGAGTCGCTGCAGACCTTCGGCGGCTCCGGCTTCCTGCAGGAGTACCCGCTCGAGCAGTACGTCCGCGACGCCAAGATCGACACCCTGTACGAGGGCACCACCGCGATCCAGGGCCAGGACTTCTTCTTCCGCAAGATCGTGAAGAACCAGGGCGCCGCCCTGGGCCACCTGGCCAAGGAGATCGAGGCCTTCATCGGCGCCGCCGACGCCGACGAGCGCCTCAAGGTCGAGCGTGGCCTGCTGGCCAAGGCCCTCGAGGACGCCAACACGCTGGTCGGTCACATGATCAACGACCTGATGTCCGCCCAGGAGGACATCAAGAACATCTACAAGGTCGGCCTCAACACCACCCGCGTGCTGATGGTGCTCGGCGACGTCATCTGCGGCTGGCTCCTGCTCAAGGGTGCCGAGGTCGCGCTGGCCAAGCTGGGCGGCGACGTCTCCGCCAAGGACAAGGCGTTCTACGAGGGCAAGGTCGCCGCGGCGTCCTGGTTCGCCACGCAGAACCTCCCCAAGATCTCCTCCGAGCTCGCGATCGCCCAGGCGACCGACAACTCGATCATGGAGATCGACGAGGCTGCGTTCTGA
- a CDS encoding sulfite exporter TauE/SafE family protein yields MRQLIVLGLVGFLAQLIDGSLGMAYGVTSSTLLLAAGVAPAAASAAVHFSEIGTSLVSGFSHHKLGNVDWRTVGILAGPGFVGAFLGATLLVNLDGEMAKPIVACILLALGFYVVWRFLVLGGRRPTFKGRPSAGFLAPMGLFGGALDSIGGGGWGPVGTTTLLSSGRLEPRKVIGSIDTSEFVVAVGGSLGFLAGLGAANIEWGYAIALLVGGIFAAPIAAMLVRHLPARILGVAAGGLIIVTNSRTLALSFDAASSTVWTLMAVLFVVWMAALAVAIRNERLSRRNAGSSPEEAPDDDVRLQAAG; encoded by the coding sequence ATGCGGCAACTGATCGTCCTCGGACTGGTGGGCTTCCTCGCCCAGCTCATCGACGGGTCCCTGGGCATGGCCTACGGGGTCACCTCCTCGACGCTGCTGCTCGCAGCCGGAGTCGCCCCGGCGGCGGCGTCGGCCGCGGTCCACTTCTCCGAGATCGGCACCTCGCTGGTCTCCGGCTTCAGCCACCACAAGCTCGGCAACGTCGACTGGCGCACGGTCGGGATCCTGGCCGGCCCCGGCTTCGTCGGCGCCTTCCTCGGCGCCACCCTGCTGGTGAACCTCGACGGCGAGATGGCCAAGCCGATCGTGGCCTGCATCCTGCTTGCCCTGGGCTTCTACGTGGTGTGGCGCTTCCTGGTGCTGGGCGGACGCCGGCCCACCTTCAAGGGGCGCCCCTCCGCGGGCTTCCTCGCCCCGATGGGTCTCTTCGGTGGCGCGCTCGACTCGATCGGCGGCGGTGGCTGGGGTCCGGTCGGCACCACCACGCTGCTCTCCTCTGGGCGGCTCGAGCCGCGCAAGGTGATCGGCTCGATCGACACCTCCGAGTTCGTCGTCGCCGTCGGCGGGTCCCTGGGCTTCCTCGCGGGACTGGGGGCGGCCAACATCGAGTGGGGCTACGCCATCGCGCTCCTGGTGGGCGGCATCTTCGCCGCCCCGATCGCCGCGATGCTGGTGCGCCACCTCCCGGCCCGCATCCTGGGTGTGGCCGCGGGCGGGCTGATCATCGTCACCAACAGCCGGACGTTGGCGCTCTCGTTCGACGCCGCGTCCAGCACGGTGTGGACCCTGATGGCCGTCCTCTTCGTGGTCTGGATGGCCGCGCTGGCAGTCGCCATCCGCAACGAGCGCCTCTCGCGGCGCAACGCGGGCTCGTCGCCCGAGGAGGCGCCGGACGACGACGTACGCCTCCAGGCTGCAGGCTGA
- a CDS encoding SigE family RNA polymerase sigma factor produces MGEAPGATDEVVARLFEAAYRRLVLQLLGVCGDLTEAEEVVQEAFVRAVARGRRFQELDNPEAWLRTVAVNQARSRQRRRKLGEALHLARGRESRPVSDLSDASTDRVVLLAAMQQLPTTQREAIALHHLADLPVAEVAQTLGVPVGTVKARLSRGRTALATLLGDDAPAPVGSELLGGEA; encoded by the coding sequence ATGGGCGAGGCACCGGGCGCGACGGACGAGGTGGTGGCGCGCCTCTTCGAGGCTGCCTATCGACGCCTCGTCCTGCAGCTGCTCGGCGTCTGCGGTGACCTGACCGAGGCCGAGGAGGTCGTCCAGGAGGCGTTCGTACGGGCGGTGGCCCGCGGCCGACGCTTCCAGGAGCTCGACAACCCCGAGGCGTGGCTGCGCACGGTCGCCGTCAACCAGGCCCGCAGCCGACAAAGGCGTCGGAAGCTGGGCGAGGCGCTCCACCTGGCCCGGGGGCGCGAGTCCCGTCCTGTCAGCGACCTGTCGGACGCCAGCACTGACCGCGTGGTGCTGCTGGCGGCGATGCAGCAGCTACCCACCACCCAGCGCGAGGCGATCGCCCTGCACCACCTGGCGGACCTGCCGGTTGCCGAGGTCGCACAGACGCTCGGGGTGCCGGTCGGCACGGTCAAGGCGCGGCTCAGCCGCGGGCGTACGGCGCTGGCAACGCTTCTCGGGGACGACGCTCCGGCACCCGTTGGCTCCGAACTCCTGGGAGGTGAGGCATGA
- a CDS encoding DUF2461 domain-containing protein: protein MQFNGFPTAALDFYDDLEMDNSKAFWEANKHVYLDAVRRPFEALAAALEPQFGAAKIFRPYRDVRFRADKTPYKTHQGMFVAVAPRTGWYFELSPRGTRVGAGFYEATGPRLAAVRAAIDDEKSGKALTRLVKRYEKEGWEIGGDRVKTAPRGYTVDHPRIELLRHKQLFVGRPYGFEADALGPDLVERVRTDWETLRPLLTWLTTRPKAD from the coding sequence GTGCAGTTCAACGGCTTCCCCACCGCAGCGCTCGATTTCTACGACGACCTCGAGATGGACAACTCGAAGGCCTTCTGGGAGGCCAACAAGCACGTCTACCTCGACGCCGTACGCCGCCCCTTCGAGGCGCTCGCCGCCGCGCTGGAGCCCCAGTTCGGCGCGGCGAAGATCTTCCGGCCCTACCGCGACGTGCGCTTCCGCGCCGACAAGACGCCGTACAAGACCCACCAGGGCATGTTCGTGGCGGTGGCGCCGCGCACGGGCTGGTACTTCGAGCTCTCCCCGCGCGGTACGCGGGTCGGCGCCGGCTTCTACGAGGCCACGGGCCCGCGACTGGCGGCGGTGCGCGCGGCGATCGATGACGAGAAGTCGGGCAAGGCACTCACGCGGCTGGTGAAGCGCTACGAGAAGGAGGGCTGGGAGATCGGCGGCGACCGCGTCAAGACCGCGCCTCGTGGCTATACCGTCGACCACCCGCGGATCGAGCTGCTGCGGCACAAGCAGCTCTTCGTCGGTCGCCCCTACGGCTTCGAGGCCGACGCGCTCGGGCCAGACCTGGTCGAGCGCGTACGCACGGACTGGGAGACCCTGCGCCCGCTGCTGACCTGGCTCACGACCCGGCCGAAGGCTGACTGA